In Polyodon spathula isolate WHYD16114869_AA chromosome 23, ASM1765450v1, whole genome shotgun sequence, the DNA window TACAGAAGTTGATTATCGAATGCACGACTTTTAATTAGTGCAAAATGTAAGCTAAAATCTGATAGTCCTGGAAACACTGTTCTTCGAACTAATGAAACAGGCTGATCAAGAGGAACTTCTGTAGGGATAATTCAAAGCCATCACCTGATGTTTGAAAAGGTTATGCCCTTTGTGTCAATTTCTATGACATAATCTCAACAATggacacacacattaaaaaaaaaaaactgcaccccATCAATTTCAATAGATCTGGCTTTACTTGATTCACAGAAAGTAGCCCGATACTGTAAACCACACACAATGACCCGTGTGTGGAAAAAGCAAACTGAGAAAGAAAGCCAACAGCTGGGAAATGAAGGAAGACCCTGGCCTACACTGTTCAATATTGCACCTTGAACCTGAATGCTTGGGTTGTCTTACTCTTTCTTTTTAATGGAAACCGATGTGGGTGTAGCAGCTCAAAGGAAGAAAGCAAGAGTTCTTGAAGCAGCACAGCATTCCCTTGAAGTCACACTGCTGAACGGTGGGAGGCCTTGGGCTCTTggtccctgtgtgtgtttttggaggTTTGACATTCGGTTGTAAGCTCAAACTATAAAATGAGAGAACCACAATTCAAAGCAGTGTAGTGACCGATTTGAGATCCTCTTTGTGTTTtatgggtgttttgtttgtttttcacagacaGGAGGGCAGTATTGCTGAGGTCCTGTGGTGGAGGCTGAAGACTCCTCTTGAGGTTACAGGTCTGTGGCAAATATTGGGTCCATAGCAGCAAATGGATTAATGGCCATCttagaacaaaaacaacagaaaatctCCCCCCAATGTCCATTACACAACCAGGCTTTAACTACAGGCTTTTCCTAGTCAGGAGGAAAGGTGGCAGGTGGCAGTGTGCACCCCAACCCCCTCAACAGTGGGGTTGCACTTTGATTTGTATTGGGGATATTTTGAGGTTTCGTTACATTTGCCTGGTTGACAGTATCTAACCTTGTAGTAAGAAACATCTTACTTTAACAACACTATCTTCAAATATGTAGTTTACAAGTAATCTCTAGTACCAAAgtctttttaaactgttttagtagtctattttttttaaatcaggtatTTCTACTGTTTAAAAGATCCAAACTCAAATATTGTTGCAAACCCCCTGCCCCCCCAAGAGATACAAAatcaatataaatgtaaatataattaaatatattgagGTATTTCCACGTGCCATCTGCATATTTATGTTCAGTACCTTCGTTTGCTTTCTCCATGGGGACTGTGAGGTTTGTGTGAGAGGAAAGTGCTTAAATAACACATCGCACATATTTACAGCTCGTTACAATACTagtcaattgttgtttttttttgtcttgcagcaTTAAGATACCTGTAGTACCAGCACCAAATGACAGGTGGTGCTGTGTGAAAAAGTGGCCATTACACTTGAAATGGTCTTTAGCTGATCAAAACTACTAGCCATGACTCGGAGACCTGTAATAATTGTAAGTGCTTCTAGGGTGGCGCTAGGCATTTTCATTTTACACTAAAGGGTCCTAAAGAGGCTGGCTACCTTTCATGACTGGGTTGTTTCCTCCTTTGGGAGGGTTGAGTGATGGtacaatgcaatttaaaacaacaactcgCTCACTCTTACTCTGCACACAAGCCTCCCCTAGTAGTGTGAAGATTGAGGGAGGGGGTCCTGAGGGGAGACCAGACCATGCAGGGGACGGGGACGGGGTCCAGTGTAATTAATATCTTTTCATTTTAGGGGAGGGGGCGGAGGTGCTGAATTCAATTCTGCTGTAAAATGAGGTTTTCCAGTTCGTCGGCCGAGCGCAGGAGGAAAGCAGCGGACTCTCTGTATCCGGCGATAAGCTGCCGCACTGCGTTGATTTCCGTGGGGCTCAGCTGGGCTGTCGGGACACCCCTGCTGTTTGTACTGGAGGCTGAAGAGGAGTTCGAAGCCAGTGCCTTCATGCTGAGATCAGTTGGACCTGCAACCCACAAAACAAAAGAGCTGTTTAGCAGGAATTCCAGCTTCCCAAGGATGAAAACATGAAAAGTTAGACATCTCACTACAGGAATGTGGAGGGGATTTTAAAGATATTCACAATGTGCTGGTTGCAATCCAAATACAATGTAGTTTGGAGGCTCAGTTTACAAACTGCACAATGTCTCTTAAAAGAACAATGTCAACTCATGTCAGTAGATCTCTTTGCATAAACAGTTAATCTCATGTAACGTCCCACGGTAGTTGCAAACTTCTGCCTTGGGGGTTGCCGCATGCAGAGGTAAGATTGTTTACCTTGATCTGGCTGTGCAGGTTCTAACTGCAAAGCCACAGCTAGTATTCTGGTTTTGAATTTCATCTTACTTGGTACTCAGAGATGCAAGTCATACAACATCTAAAGAACATGTGGCTTGCATAACCCTGTTACAAGACTAATTTTAGAGTGACTGAACAGATCTCAAGGCAGTGTTAGCATGTATCCGCATCTGCTGAAATCCCTTTTTAACTTGGTTTAAGATCACATGAATTGTACCATTGCTCAGAGTGGTCCCTGTTGTTAGGGTGACAGGAGGCTGCAAACTGGCTCCTAGCCCCCCGTATCCACGGTAACTGTAGTTGAGGCCTCCATTGATGTAGATCTGATCCTGTGAGTAAGCCGAGGCTGCCAATGTGAAGGCGGAGTGTGGCTCCCGGGCACTTGGCTTTTCTAGTGAAATCTGTTCATCCTGGGAGAGCAGCACAGGGTCACAATGTTAGGGCTACAGCAAGCGTCCACAATTCTGAGCTGAAAAACAGGTTTCTAAACTCTTAACCACCATGGAAATACCTACTGTGCCCAACGCATACCAACAGGAAAGTACTTTTAAACACTTAGGGCTTGCAAGGTAAATGTAGGTTCCATTAACTACTGGATTTGCTGCTTGCAATAGGTGGCAAGGGTTAATCGATTGATATATGATTGCATGAATGCAGACTTTTTAACTGGATTTAATTGGTGAACTTTTAATTAAGATGGAATTGCATAACGAATTCCTGCCAGAAACACATCTATTTTGACACAGCCTTCTCTCAGCTGGAGCTCTGAAAGTGCTGGAGAGCAAACTCACGAGAGGAGCCTGATATACGTCCAGACGCATCCTCTTGGCTGCTTTCCGGGTCTCGCTCTCGCAGGCAGCTGCCAGGATGTTCTCGGCCATGGCAGAGGTTAGATGAGGAGGAGTGGGGCGTGTCTGCAACGGGGTCAGGACAGTCAAGAGAGGTTTGGATTAGATTGTTTGTCACAGGCAGCCATTACAAAACCtcactgtttctttaaataataacattactGCACTGTTACGTCCACGTGACACACTAGATAGTACAGCAGCAAACAGCATGCGGCTACTCAGGTACTGCCCAGTGCAAGCTTTCTAGACCTAGCATTGTTCTTGAATTCCTGTTAACCAGCACAGCATTCTATCCCATAGCTTTTGGGTCGACCTGTTAGAGACCTTGGTCTTTATACCTAAAACTTCTGATTCAAATGAACAAGACAGGAGATCAAAATAATTTTTCCTCTTGGGAACAGGGTTTACCAAtgcctttatttaaaatgcttgTCAGTACCACTTCAAGTGTGATTACTCACAAATCCACTGGAGGGCAGTGGTGAGCTGGCTGAATGCCTCCCATTGACATTCACAGGCCgctagttttatattttaaattgtttaaaaatgaactgttaatTTTACTAACCGCTGTAATATGATATTTCTACgatttattctgtacattttgttAAGACATTGTCATATGGACATTTGAATTAAATCAACCACTGTCTCCTTATGTTGATTCCATGAATTCGATTATTTAACTCAAATCTGTACTGAAGCCGACAGGCATAATATCCCCAGTCCCTGTGACTGCCCCTCCTCCAGTTACCTCCATGCCATTCTTCTTCATTCTCCGGCAGGATTTGAGGTACGTGCGGATGCGCTTGCGGGCGCGTTCCTGGAACTCTGGGAACTGCCGGCTGCAGGACTCGATGATGGCCTGGATCTTCTCTTTGGGCTGCTTAGAAATGGGCACCATGCGGTCCAGGTTCTCATCCACAAACAGGCGGACAAACATCTGGTGAAAGGGAAGCACAGCAGGGGTTTTACTGGCGGAAACAACTCACATTATAATACAGCTCAGATTATTAGTCGAATGGAGTAGAGAACTGAACAGTATGGGCAATCTTGGACAAGAAGAACACTGTAGGCACATGCTTCGTTCCAGACATATTAAACCTGCTGGGCATTTCAAAATGGGGTTTACGAGAGGCCTTAGATTGGGGGGCACCTTCTTGGCCCGCTTGGAGAAAGGTGGGGTAATTGAGACACAGTGGTGGGGACTTTGTACCTGTTGAGCACCTTTCACAAGCCCTGAATTTAAGAAATGGAAATCCAGCTCTGAGACCTTACGTTAAAAGCCTTTAGCCGCTCGGGGTCCATTCCCTCAGAGTCGTTGATCTTGTCGTTGTCCTCGTGGTCATCGTGGTCGTCATCATCGTCGTCCGCAGTGGGCGCCCGGCTGACCGAGAGGTCCTCTGGGCAGAGGCTGACCTCCGTCTTGACCGAGTCGTAACTCCCTGAGCTGTACTGCGGAGACTGCAGAGAGAAAGAGTGAGGTTAGGGGCTTACTCTTCATTCAGAACAAAGAAACTCACATTACAATTGcgattagtttttatttatacagATAAATATATTCCATGGAACACACAACAAGAGCTGAAGAGAAGAAAAGAGACTTTCAAGGACACAATTTGTTCTTTGCTTTTCTCCCAGTGAACAAATGATTGGATGTGTTTCAAGTGCTTCAggattgcatttgtttttatgtgcaaGTTTGCAAACGCCTGTGGTAGAGAAATTATTCCTACCCACGACCACAAAGTTCACAGGAACAGATACTGAGGTTACTACATGAAACCTTTTCGCTGCATTAGTTTCACATCACAAATGAGGAATGAAGATATGGTTTTACAAGGTAATTTATGTGCCAGAATCTGTAGAATTAATATTGATGCTGCAGCACTTAATTTTcttattcatgttttgttttttattatttgtctaaTGAAGCCGTCCACATAACCAGCTTTTCATGGCTGTGCTGGAAAGGATGTTTATTATCTGTACATCTTTCCAGCTTGTGTGCTCTCTGTTGCTGCACATTACTCTAGCACACTGATACTGGCTGGCAAAACATGGAATAATCCATCTACCTGTTCTGTGTCAGACCCACCTGGAATTCGGtcatgttttcagttactttctaCTGATGGAATCACAGGTACTAAAGCTGACCTAGTCCCGGCTGTCTATGCTGAATATAGGCTTGCACTGAGTTCTTCTGattaatattttgtatgtttactGATCTTTATCTTGCTTctctgatgttttgtttctgctaaaaacaaaaaaaactattaaaaatcaaTCCCTAAAAATATGTAATCTGCGAGTGTCTAAGGTAGATCGGTCCAAACTTGGCCCTTCCACTCTGGTCTTTATTCTAACCCTATTCTAAATTGtgtaattgaaccaattaaacttcCATTAGGACCCTGAAGTGCTTCACtatttcattttacctgttaaagctggagtggaatggccctgcaGGACTGTGACTGGACACCCTGGGCTAAGGCAAAACAGGCAGAGACCGCCCAATTTACATGCTTTGCTTTTTGGAACTGCTAATACCTAATTGAGTCACCAGAGGGAGGCAGGGTGGAGAGCAGCTCTTTAGATATTTGGTCTGCAGGGATAaatccagacacacacaccctAGAGGCTGGATCTGCCCATCCTAGACCCAAATCCTCTGCTGcatagcaaaataaatatatgcatcaTCTAATTAACTACCTTTGCAAAACAAGAATTCACTGATGCAGTAAATGTGTAAGTAGTAACTTCTACAGGTTACCTTTTCAAATACCttttctatgcattttttttttttttttgatactgctgcaaataaaaaatattgctcCCTTAAAGTAGAGTAAATAAAACCCCTTCTGTCCTTGTTGATTTCAAAGTCTGGGATTGTAAAAGCTCTGCTCTCCTCCCTCGGTGGCTGGGGGCTCCTGTGCTTCTCCCTTAGCAGCACTGCTGTAACCTTGAATGTCAAACATTAACTAATACTGGGCAGGGCTCCTCCAAAACCACAATCTCGACCTTGGCTATTCATACTGAGAGCAAGAGGCTGGACCTCACACGTGTCGCTCACTTGCCTCCTGTCCCAATGGTCCTGAATAGCATGAGCCCTGGAAAAGCTCCACAACTCATAAGTACTGCTAATGCAACGTGCATGCCATCACAGCATTACACAGTTCTATTGTAATCTAACCTTCAGTAGTATTTTAAATatgatcattttattaaaacaaagataTTATCTATTTTATGGTTGGGAGATGATAAAAGCCCTGGATTTAGGTAAACCATGTTGCATCTGCACCCTGACGTGATCACTGGCAAGAAAGAACTATTTAAAGCCACGCTTCCATCTGCACCACGGAATCAGCCTGTAAAAATCTCATCTTGTTATCAGATTGGGGTTGTCTCTGGTTCTGTGTGCGGTTTAAAATCCAACTGCACGGTAAACAAAAAGATTGCTTGTATGTGACATGCCATTAATAAATGTATGCCCCTCCCTTCAATATTTCTGTAATTATAATACTTAAGTGATAGTCCCCACTCAGCCGACATGCTTTTTAACTGGCATAAATGAAGCAGTTGTGGTGTattaaaagcaattttattttccattaaaaaactCATTGAATATTTATGTCCACTGTGGAATTCTTCAATTCTCTTTTTCTGTCATCGTACCTTGTTTACATAGTCTCTCATCTCCCGGTCCAGTCTGAGCTCCGCGGCTGGCTTGCTTGTGTATTTCACTCGGCTCCTCGGCCCGTCTGAGGGTTCTGGTTGAAAGGGGGGCTGCAGTCGCTCGCTCAGGTTGATGGGCTGGTCCtcggaggaggaggatgatgaggtGGTGCTGAAGTCCAGCGGGCCAGGAGCTCTGTTCCCGTTCACCTCCGTGTAGGCTCCGTCCTCCTGGGCACTGCCCGGGGCTGACGGGTTGAGAGTGGGCAGGCCGTTCCCACTGCCACTCTCTGAGGACGAGTCATCTGAAAGAAGAGGGGGGAGGAGGCCATTAGAACAGGGATCTGCAGGGCAGGCTGGGCTCAATAGGCCTTATTGTACTTGACTGCATTTCTTATGAATggtaaaacagaagaaaataccAAACTGTTTAAAGCAAACGTTTATAAAGCATCAGTTAAACCCTAGACTGGATAAGACACTGGACTAGCTTGTTTGcaagagtaaaaacaaaactgagtcaataaaacaaagaagaaaaagaaaatgtatatacaaaaatgGGAGAAGCTTCTAGTTAAAGAACGCAAACGTCATTTCCAAGGGTTCACTGAACTGTTAAGGGATTTATGCTGGAAGTTTTGACCCGAATTAGTTTATTAAGCCGATACATTTTGGAGGAGATCCAGTTGTTAGTAATGTGCTGTGTACTCATTAGCACATGCTAAAGTGATTGCTGTACAATCACACTGTAACAGATCAGGTAAATAACCGTCAGCCAGTACTCACCAAGGAGGGAGGCCATCTGCtgtgaagcaaaaataaataaacaaatacatgcatgcaCGAAGTTTTTAATGCTGCAGCTGCTGTGCTGAATGCAAACAAGACCATACAGTACACTGGAGTATGTGCACCGACTATTGTTGAAAATTGATAACAGCCCGCATATCCGTAAGGAACTGTTAAAATTaagcaattaaaacaaatgaaaacatttagacAAAATGAGCACCTATGCAGTAATGTCTCCCAACCTTCTGAATCCGCTTGCCTAGTGAACTGATTGTTTTTAAAACCACTGTCATTAATGTAAACAGTCACTAATCTGAAGTCAACAGTGGAAGTTAATTCAAGATGCTTTGCAGAATGACGGCACGTCTGTGCTTGGTTCAGAAGCTATTGGATTTCAAAAGTGTCTGGCGATTCCAGGCTTACATACTGGAAGAGAAGGTGAAACACAGGGGCCTTATAATAAAACTGACCTTTAAACATCTGCATTTAGGTATGtcaagaaacaaacacattttagtacagtactgtacagca includes these proteins:
- the LOC121298368 gene encoding nucleolar protein 4-like isoform X2, yielding MPITTTYLKQMKLCSMGANEQDESSVSSEDFDMTDPTWMSADHGTTTDLSPSQGERMHTPPNRHKEEDDDSSSESGSGNGLPTLNPSAPGSAQEDGAYTEVNGNRAPGPLDFSTTSSSSSSEDQPINLSERLQPPFQPEPSDGPRSRVKYTSKPAAELRLDREMRDYVNKSPQYSSGSYDSVKTEVSLCPEDLSVSRAPTADDDDDDHDDHEDNDKINDSEGMDPERLKAFNMFVRLFVDENLDRMVPISKQPKEKIQAIIESCSRQFPEFQERARKRIRTYLKSCRRMKKNGMETRPTPPHLTSAMAENILAAACESETRKAAKRMRLDVYQAPLDEQISLEKPSAREPHSAFTLAASAYSQDQIYINGGLNYSYRGYGGLGASLQPPVTLTTGTTLSNGPTDLSMKALASNSSSASSTNSRGVPTAQLSPTEINAVRQLIAGYRESAAFLLRSADELENLILQQN
- the LOC121298368 gene encoding nucleolar protein 4-like isoform X1, whose translation is MFRKITLDLIRRSPVSDRDMFREFQDWCLRTYGDSGKTKTVTRRKYNRILQTLLQGEESGDSGFIENNHVNPKFKFWVKSKGFQVGSNSAASSHSEQKKGASGKPVLYVPVKATISECGPAQDSTSLKRVAVVEDFFDIIYSMHVETGSDLSKAPKHAGQKKTYKAIAETYAFLPREAVTRFLMSCHECQKRMHINPSGAESKENDRPTSLVPGLIDYNMPITTTYLKQMKLCSMGANEQDESSVSSEDFDMTDPTWMSADHGTTTDLSPSQGERMHTPPNRHKEEDDDSSSESGSGNGLPTLNPSAPGSAQEDGAYTEVNGNRAPGPLDFSTTSSSSSSEDQPINLSERLQPPFQPEPSDGPRSRVKYTSKPAAELRLDREMRDYVNKSPQYSSGSYDSVKTEVSLCPEDLSVSRAPTADDDDDDHDDHEDNDKINDSEGMDPERLKAFNMFVRLFVDENLDRMVPISKQPKEKIQAIIESCSRQFPEFQERARKRIRTYLKSCRRMKKNGMETRPTPPHLTSAMAENILAAACESETRKAAKRMRLDVYQAPLDEQISLEKPSAREPHSAFTLAASAYSQDQIYINGGLNYSYRGYGGLGASLQPPVTLTTGTTLSNGPTDLSMKALASNSSSASSTNSRGVPTAQLSPTEINAVRQLIAGYRESAAFLLRSADELENLILQQN
- the LOC121298368 gene encoding nucleolar protein 4-like isoform X3, with amino-acid sequence MTDPTWMSADHGTTTDLSPSQGERMHTPPNRHKEEDDDSSSESGSGNGLPTLNPSAPGSAQEDGAYTEVNGNRAPGPLDFSTTSSSSSSEDQPINLSERLQPPFQPEPSDGPRSRVKYTSKPAAELRLDREMRDYVNKSPQYSSGSYDSVKTEVSLCPEDLSVSRAPTADDDDDDHDDHEDNDKINDSEGMDPERLKAFNMFVRLFVDENLDRMVPISKQPKEKIQAIIESCSRQFPEFQERARKRIRTYLKSCRRMKKNGMETRPTPPHLTSAMAENILAAACESETRKAAKRMRLDVYQAPLDEQISLEKPSAREPHSAFTLAASAYSQDQIYINGGLNYSYRGYGGLGASLQPPVTLTTGTTLSNGPTDLSMKALASNSSSASSTNSRGVPTAQLSPTEINAVRQLIAGYRESAAFLLRSADELENLILQQN